In Massilia forsythiae, one DNA window encodes the following:
- a CDS encoding S8 family peptidase: MKLRPLSAAVLFVLSSLALNASADDLRRPYIVQLVDKPVASYNGGVNGLSATQPAPGQRLDLASQDVSIYNTYLVQKQSTVQAAVPNAPILYNYSVVLNGFAAMLTDDEVLQLKARGDVATISADTPRQMDTTYTTKFLGLEKDGGLWSQLGGKARAGENIVIGVVDGGIWPESPSFADRVDSNGKPTFDNGGTIAYDSPPSTWKGVCQTGEGFTIANCNNKLIGAQYFDTTFRSLPQYSAHWSEFRSPRDSIGGSVGNGGHGTHTASTAGGNNGAEAYLNGIDMGAASGMAPRARIAAYKVCWTYNAPAEATGGKNSCFTGDSVAAIEKAVVDGVNVINFSISGGTSVTDPVEQAFLHAANAGVFVAASAGNDGPSNSVAHISPWLSTVAASTHNREFQADVVLANGAKYTGASLNTTPLPNAPMITAEQAAVAGANATLVSLCYSKASNNGVAVLDPAKVAGKIVTCTRGTNARVDKSLAVYEAGGVGMVEIDNGAGLVAEVHSVPTVHVSAANGAAIKAYAAQSNASASITKFIIGSSATPAPVIASFSSRGPNRYDGNVLKPDVAAPGVDIIAAVTPGLTQDQRANIINGTFTPPSAWASYQGTSMASPHVAGIAALLRQEHPTWSPAMIKSALMTSATDTYADTIASGDTRGILPFGQGAGQINPNGAADPGLVYDIAPADYKKYMCGLAASTDCAAGSLQSYNLNLPSISVGSILGAVTVTRSVTNVGASAATYNASISVPGFTAVVSPASLTVAPNQTKSFTVTLTRTSAATNVWQFGKLTWSDGTHVVRSPITARASKPIAAPAMLTSDRATSSRAISVSTGFSGKMTSIYGGLKEITKAADSVAQAASGTVDTTAQIQAACKNGIAGTRTTSLAIPNGSLLARFELFDRDTGSGSGDDDLDLAVLDSSGTLVGYSGHAGANELVELTAPAAGNYSVCVIGYAAANGNSTSYALSSAVVNATDRLGNFRVMMPATVYPGSAASITASWSGLAAGKRYAGLIELLDNTGTVAATTEVLVETNNPVPVAEPVERAKRPDSGR, from the coding sequence ATGAAATTGCGTCCCCTGTCTGCCGCCGTCCTGTTCGTGCTGTCCAGCCTTGCCCTCAACGCCAGCGCGGACGACCTGCGCCGTCCTTACATCGTGCAACTGGTCGACAAGCCGGTCGCCTCCTACAACGGCGGTGTGAACGGCCTGTCCGCCACCCAGCCGGCCCCGGGCCAGCGCCTCGACCTCGCGTCGCAGGACGTGAGCATCTACAACACCTACTTGGTGCAGAAGCAGTCCACAGTGCAGGCCGCAGTCCCGAACGCGCCCATCCTGTACAACTACAGCGTGGTGCTGAACGGCTTCGCCGCCATGCTGACCGACGACGAAGTCCTGCAGTTGAAGGCGCGCGGCGACGTCGCCACCATCTCGGCCGACACCCCGCGCCAGATGGACACCACCTACACCACCAAATTCCTGGGCCTGGAAAAGGATGGCGGCCTGTGGAGCCAGCTGGGCGGCAAGGCGCGCGCCGGCGAGAACATCGTGATCGGCGTGGTCGACGGCGGCATCTGGCCGGAAAGCCCGTCGTTCGCCGACCGCGTCGACAGCAACGGCAAGCCGACTTTCGACAATGGCGGCACCATCGCCTACGACAGCCCGCCGTCGACCTGGAAAGGCGTGTGCCAGACCGGCGAAGGCTTCACCATCGCCAACTGCAACAACAAGCTGATCGGCGCCCAGTACTTCGACACCACCTTCCGCTCGCTGCCGCAGTACAGTGCCCACTGGAGCGAATTCCGCTCGCCGCGCGACTCGATCGGCGGCAGCGTCGGCAACGGCGGCCACGGCACCCACACCGCCAGCACTGCCGGCGGCAACAACGGCGCCGAGGCTTACCTGAACGGCATCGACATGGGCGCCGCATCCGGCATGGCCCCGCGCGCGCGCATCGCCGCCTACAAAGTGTGCTGGACCTACAACGCGCCGGCCGAGGCGACCGGCGGCAAGAACAGCTGCTTCACCGGCGACAGCGTGGCCGCAATCGAAAAGGCGGTGGTCGACGGCGTCAACGTGATCAACTTCTCGATCAGCGGCGGCACCTCGGTGACCGACCCGGTCGAACAGGCCTTTTTGCACGCTGCCAATGCCGGCGTGTTCGTCGCAGCCTCGGCCGGCAACGACGGCCCGTCCAACAGTGTGGCCCACATCAGCCCGTGGCTGTCGACCGTGGCAGCATCGACCCACAACCGCGAATTCCAGGCCGACGTGGTGCTGGCCAACGGCGCCAAGTACACCGGCGCCTCGCTCAACACCACCCCGCTGCCGAACGCGCCGATGATCACCGCCGAGCAGGCTGCCGTGGCGGGCGCCAACGCCACCCTGGTCTCGCTGTGCTACAGCAAGGCCTCGAACAACGGCGTGGCGGTGCTGGACCCGGCCAAGGTGGCCGGCAAGATCGTCACCTGCACGCGCGGCACCAACGCCCGCGTCGACAAGAGCCTGGCCGTGTACGAGGCCGGCGGCGTCGGCATGGTCGAGATCGACAATGGCGCCGGCCTGGTGGCCGAAGTCCACTCGGTGCCGACCGTGCACGTGAGCGCGGCCAACGGCGCCGCCATCAAGGCCTACGCCGCCCAGTCGAACGCCTCGGCGTCGATCACCAAGTTCATCATCGGCAGCTCGGCCACCCCGGCCCCGGTGATCGCCAGCTTCTCGTCGCGCGGCCCGAATCGCTACGACGGCAACGTGCTCAAGCCGGACGTCGCCGCGCCGGGCGTGGACATCATCGCCGCCGTCACCCCGGGCCTGACCCAGGACCAGCGCGCCAACATCATCAACGGCACCTTCACGCCGCCGTCGGCCTGGGCTTCGTACCAGGGCACCTCGATGGCCAGCCCGCACGTGGCCGGCATCGCCGCGCTGCTGCGCCAGGAACACCCGACCTGGAGCCCGGCGATGATCAAGTCGGCCCTGATGACCAGCGCCACCGACACCTACGCCGACACCATCGCTTCCGGCGACACCCGCGGCATCCTGCCGTTCGGCCAGGGCGCCGGCCAGATCAACCCGAACGGCGCCGCCGATCCGGGCCTGGTGTACGACATCGCCCCGGCCGACTACAAGAAGTACATGTGCGGCCTGGCGGCCTCCACCGATTGCGCGGCCGGCAGTTTGCAGAGTTATAACCTGAATCTGCCATCGATCTCGGTCGGCAGCATCCTGGGCGCGGTCACCGTGACGCGCAGCGTGACCAATGTCGGCGCCAGTGCCGCGACCTACAATGCGTCGATCTCGGTACCGGGCTTCACTGCCGTCGTCTCGCCGGCTAGCCTGACCGTGGCCCCGAACCAGACCAAGTCGTTCACCGTGACGCTGACCCGCACCAGCGCCGCTACCAACGTCTGGCAGTTCGGCAAGCTGACCTGGAGCGACGGCACGCACGTGGTACGCAGCCCGATCACGGCCCGCGCCAGCAAGCCGATCGCCGCACCGGCGATGCTCACCAGCGATCGCGCTACCTCGTCCCGCGCCATCAGCGTCAGCACCGGCTTCTCGGGCAAGATGACATCGATCTATGGCGGCTTGAAGGAAATCACCAAAGCGGCCGACAGCGTGGCCCAAGCGGCAAGCGGCACGGTCGATACCACTGCCCAGATCCAGGCGGCTTGCAAGAACGGTATCGCCGGCACCCGTACGACGTCATTGGCAATTCCCAACGGCAGCCTGCTGGCGCGCTTCGAACTGTTCGACCGCGATACCGGCAGCGGCAGCGGCGACGACGACCTCGACTTGGCCGTGTTGGACAGCAGCGGCACTCTGGTCGGCTACTCGGGTCACGCCGGCGCCAACGAACTGGTCGAACTGACCGCGCCGGCGGCAGGCAATTATTCGGTCTGCGTGATCGGCTACGCGGCCGCGAACGGCAATTCCACCAGTTATGCCTTGTCGTCGGCAGTGGTGAACGCAACTGACCGCCTAGGCAATTTCAGGGTGATGATGCCGGCCACCGTCTACCCCGGCAGCGCCGCTTCCATCACCGCGAGCTGGTCCGGCTTGGCGGCAGGCAAGCGTTATGCAGGCCTCATCGAGCTGCTCGACAATACCGGCACGGTTGCCGCCACCACTGAAGTACTGGTCGAAACCAACAATCCGGTACCGGTTGCCGAACCGGTCGAGCGCGCCAAGCGTCCCGACAGCGGGCGCTAA